The following is a genomic window from Moorella sp. Hama-1.
GTGACTGAGGTTGTCCGGGCCCGGGGCCTGATGAAAAGGTATAATGGTTTCCCAGCTGTTAAGGGGATAGACTTCGACGTACGGCCGGGGGAGTGCTTCGGTTTCCTGGGGCCCAACGGCGCCGGGAAGACTACGACTATTAAAATGATCTGCTGTTTCACCCCGGTTAGCGGGGGCAGCCTGGAGGTGCTGGGGTACGATGTCCGCCGCCAGCCGCGAGAGATTAAGGCCCGGCTGGGGGTGGTGCCCCAGGAGGACAACCTGGACCCGGAGCTGACGGTGGCCGAAAACCTGCTCCTCTACGCCGGCTACTTTGACCTGCCCAGGCTGGCGGCACGGCAGCGGGTGGAGGAGCTCCTAGCCTTTGCCAATTTGGAGGATAAGGCGGCGGTAGAAGTCGAGCACCTCTCCGGGGGGATGAAGAGGCGCCTGGCCATCGCCCGGGGTCTGATTAACAGGCCGCAACTCCTCATCCTGGACGAGCCCACTACCGGCCTGGACCCGGAGGCCCGGCGCCTGGTGTGGGAAAAGATGCGTCAGTTAAAGGCTGGCGGTGTGACCCTGATTCTCACCACCCATTACCTGGAAGAGGCGGCCCAGCTCTGTGACCGTCTGGTGATTATGGATCAGGGAGTAATCCTGGAGGAAGGGGCGCCGCGGGAGCTAGTGGAGCACCATGTCGGCCGGGAGGTCCTGGAACTGGCGCCGGTGAACGGCAAG
Proteins encoded in this region:
- a CDS encoding ATP-binding cassette domain-containing protein — its product is MKRYNGFPAVKGIDFDVRPGECFGFLGPNGAGKTTTIKMICCFTPVSGGSLEVLGYDVRRQPREIKARLGVVPQEDNLDPELTVAENLLLYAGYFDLPRLAARQRVEELLAFANLEDKAAVEVEHLSGGMKRRLAIARGLINRPQLLILDEPTTGLDPEARRLVWEKMRQLKAGGVTLILTTHYLEEAAQLCDRLVIMDQGVILEEGAPRELVEHHVGREVLELAPVNGKAGEILPLVAGEVLAHHTIGQTLYLYTSNGRRLWQQVQGLDGNFSHQALRPATLEDVFLKLTGRNLS